The DNA segment CATGGAAGTGTGTTGCACACTAGGAATGATTACCGAAAATCAAGCACAACATTGACACTTCCGTAGAATATTATAAAGAAGTAATTTCGACTCGTGGATTTGAAGACCGTTTGGAGACCATCGCGAATGTACGTAAAACCAATATTACCGTTTGTAGCGGTGGAATTATCGGGATGGGAGAAAGCCTTGAAGACCGAGCAGGAATGCTAATAGCACTTTCGACCTTGGATCCTCAGCCGGAATCCGTGCCAATTAACGCCTTGGTTCCCGTTGAAGGAACGCCTCTTGAGGACGAAAAACCCGTTGAAATCTGGGAAATGATTCGAATGGTAGCCACAACTCGAATTGTTATGCCGGCAACTCAAGTTCGTCTTTCGGCAGGAAGGGTAAACTGGAGTCGCGAAGGTCAGGCCATGTGCTTTTTGGCTGGAGCCAATTCCATTTTTCAGGCGACAAATTGCTTACCACTCCTAATAATGACCTTGACGAAGACATGAAAATATTCGAAATTTTGGGATTAAAAAACCAACAACCTTTCGAAAAGACTTATAAAAGCGTATCTGTTGAAGCTGCCGATTCCAAGTTTCCTCCTCTTGGCGAAAAACCAAAATGGTCTCGCCCAGGACACTCGATTGAAAGAAATCTGGAAGCCAGCACAAAAGGAAAATAGCATCTCAATTTTTCATCTAAAAAAATCCCGTTCAGTTTATAATTTCTGAACGGGATTTTTTATGCTCTATGTTGTCGACTAGTAAATAATTTTATCGGTAACCATCTTGCCGTTTTGCAAAATCGTTTTCACGACCAAAACTTGATGACTTGAAACAAAATCAGTTATTAATAATTCGCTATCATTCACGTTGTCTTTTTTATAAATCTGTTTTCCAGACAAATCGTAAAACTCTACTTTATCAATCGTTTCGACAAAGGAATTAATTTTTATTTGTTTGTTTTTAACCGAAACAACAACTTGATTAACAGTTGCGTCAAAGTCATTTGTCGCCAGTGTTTTATCGGAATATTTCAATACAAACCGATCGTCAAAAGTTCCTGCTGCAGTGTCAAAAGTGTACTTTCCGTTTTTTAAATTAAAAACCGTATTGTTCAACTTGTCTTCTAAAAACACCGATTGATTAGCCAAAACACCATCAACTTGGCCAATATTTATGCTAAATGTTCCGCTTATTGTTGTTCGGTAACCTAAAGGCACTTGGTCATTTTCGTCAAATGGCAAGGCACGACCTTGAATGGTCAAATTCTTGTCTTGATTTATACTGTAAAAATCAACGAACTCGTTGCCATCAAAACTTACTCCGTCAAAACGGCCGTCATAGTCGTTAGTCGCATTGGTTACATAACCCACCAAGGTTTGTTTGAAAGCCCCTTTTGTATTAGTCATATTTAACCATATACGATTTTTTTCTATAGAACTTGCTACTTTTCCTTTAGGATTTCTAGTTTTGAAAAACTGGGAATTATCTAATACTGCTCCACCTGAACTTAACCTCATAGAATTGTTAAACACAATCTCATTAGTTCCTGAAATGGCAACTTTACTTAAAGCCAAGAAACCTTGTCCAGAAGCTATTTTACCATTCGGTATAGTACCTCCAGTTGATGCAGCTGTTCCCAAACCAACACCAACACCCCCAACGGCATTATAAGAGGCATAATCATCTGAGGTAAATGCATAAGCACCAGTTCCAAGACTAGCATTACTTGCATTTGCTGCTTGAATAGCCGTATTATGGGTCCAAAAATAAAGTGTTCCATCCAAAACTCCTGAATTATAATCTAAAAAAGCATCAGCATCCAAAGCCGATGGATAAGGATTTCCTATTAGATAAGAACTATCAGCAAGTACACTTGTAATTTTTTGAATACCATTATTAACTTTTCCTCTAAAAACCACCTCTGATGGATTATTACCAAAAGGCCCACTAGTAGGTGTTGGAACCATGACTATATACCCTTTTCCTGGAGTCATTGTGCTTGCAAACGACCAATCATTTCCATCATCATCAAGTCCATCATTATTTGCATCCAAAAAATTGGCCGGTAGGTATTCATAGGAATAACCTGTGTTCCATCCAAGAAAAGTACTGGCGATGTTCGTAGAAACAACAGGAGTTGACCAATACGTATAATCATACTTTTTAAAAGGAGTCGTAAATCTATGAATATTGGTGGTTCCTGAATTAGTAACTATCCCTGAATCATTTACCATCACTAAAGACCCTTTATCTAATACATCTAAAGTCCCATTTACCGTTAAATCATTCTGAATAACTACAAATTTTCCTTCCTCGACAGTCAATGTTGAACCTAAATTAATGATTACACTACAAGCATTCAAATCTCCATTAGAAGAAGTACTGTAATCGGCATTGATGATGACCAAATCATTACTTGTTGGCACACCAATTGGCGACCAACTTCCATTCCAAGTTTTGGTAACGAATTCTAAAGTTACACTTGTTGCTGTTGAGGTACCACAAGCGTTAGTGGTGGTAACATCATAAGTGCCTGCTGATAAATTTGAAAAGACTCCCGTTGCATTTGTTACTGCTGCAACTACCGGGTTCGTCCCGGTAACCGTATAGGTAATTCCTGTAGCTGCTAATGGCGTATTAACCGTAATCGTACCCGTTGAAACGGAGCAGGTAGGTTGTGTAGGAGTAACTGTTGGAGCTGAAGATAATGTATTTGTTGATCCAATAACTATTGGAGTGCTTACCGGACATCCCACAGCATCAGCATAATTCAAAGTATAGGTTCCAGAATCTAATGCTGTTCTATTTAAAGTAGTCGCTCCATATAACCAAGAAACATCCAAAACATTGACATTAACAGGGACATTTGCTCCTGATTGATACAAATCGATTGTTTTGGAATAAACTAAATTATTGGAAACATCGAAGAGTTCTAACAGCATATTTTGTCCTCGTTCTTGGCAACAATCAGTACGATTAAAAATTCTTAAATAATCAATATTTTTTCCGGATTTAAGGTCTATTTGAACCCAATCATTTATTCCATTAGCACCATGCCACATATTGCCATTAGTTGCTGGAATACCATCATTAACTTCGGAAGCTGGATAATCAGAAGAATAAGTAGAAGAAGCTGTTGCCTCAGCACCTCCAGAAGAAAGTGCTACATTGGTTCCTGTAAATATTTCAAAAGCTTGAATTTCGGCCACTTGTTGACTTGCAGCGTATTTTTGAGTCAATTTAACATATCTTACATTAGTAAGTCCTCCTGAAAAAACAGGCGAAATACTACCATTATTAGATATAGGACAAGTTTCATCAACTTTGTTTGGAGTGATTGTTACTCCGATTACAGTAAGAGATTTAGTCACAGATGAAGTACAACTACCAAAGTTCTTTGTATAAACCACTTTAACAGTTCCTGATGAAACACCAGTAACAACCCCACCGCTTGTAATTGTAGCACTTCCCGTTTCGTTTACAATAGACCAAGTCCCACCAGAATCAGAATTGGTAAAAGCAGGTGTCGTTGAATTAACACACACTGAAGTTGCTCCTCCTGAAATGGCTGCAATAGAATTATAACCCACTTTAGTAAATGTATATACATTTGAATTAACACTTGTTCCGCAGTAATTATTCGAACGTACTCGACAATAATAGGTAGCTCCATTTGTTAAACCAACAAATTCGTATGACCAAACATTCCCCATATCTTTATTTTGATAACCAGGCAAATAATTTGTAAAACCACTATCTGTTGCCACATCTAAAAAATATTTATCCATAGTTTTATTATCCCATTGAATAATATAACTAGTACAAGTGGCATATATATTGGTTATAGTAGTTGCATTAGCCGCTGGATACATATATGAAACATTTGAAACATTGTTTGCAGTGATGTTATTGGAGCAGCTTGATGAGGCAAGTTTATCGACTCTGATAGTTGTACTTGCAGTTGCATTTACAATAGCTACATTTGCTGTAAAAGTACCTGAACCTGCAGTAGTAACAGTCATAGGAGCTGTATAGGATGTTGAATTACCGTTATAACCCAAACTGTAAGTTACTGTGTAATTGCCTACTGGCAAAGACGCAGGAGTAGCTGTAATCGTTGCCGTCGCAACATTATCCGTCTTACAAGCAGGAGTAGCTGAAACACTAGTAATACTATATGTTGGACAAGTCCAAGATAAAATTACCTGTCCATTACCTCCACCTCCACTTGAACTACCATTTTCTCCTCTTTCACCACCTCCACCTCCAGGAAAAGAACCATTTATTCCATCATTATTTTTACTTCCACCATTTCCACCTTTTCCACCTCCTGTTGTGCCTCCAGCACCTCCAGCACCTCCATTATTATCACTAGTGTTAGAACCTGCTCCACCTGCTAATGATTTGCCACCTGCACCTCCTCCTCCTGCGCCCCCATTACCACCTGTACTAGACCCACCATTTCCTCCATTAAATTTTATAGCACCCGTGCTTGCAGAAGCCAAACCACCTGTTCCTGAATTAGCACCTCCCTTACCTCCTTTTGCAATAACTAGACTACCAAAACTAGAATCTTCACCATCACCACCAGTACCTACAGTTGCTCCTGCGCCAACTTTAATGGTGTAATTACCTCCTGATATTACTGTTAGACTATTACTTCCTGCAAAAGCTCCACCTCCTCCAGCTTTGTCATCTGGATTAGATCCTCCACCTCCAGAACCCCAAGCCTGCACATTTAAAGTTGTTACACCAGCAGGAACATTAAAAGTATAAGTTCCAGGTGTACTAAAAGTTTGAGATTGCCCAAAAGAAACCAAAGGCATTATAGAAACAAACAAAACCATCAACAACAAACGAATTGATATTGATGGTTTTGATGACAATGCGGTATTTTTTATTGAACTTAAGTAGGATTTATTCATAATTTTGTATTGTACTTTTTTAAATCGGGGCTGAATTCTATACTTTGAAATTCGATGGGGCGAGCAAAGTAGTTTTCAAGGCGCAAAATTAGTTTTTATTAGTCGAGATGAATAAAAAACCCGATGAAGTACAATTTTTATCGTTATTCTACTATTTTATGACTGGATGATTCGTTTTTCTTAGCAAAAAACTTGAAATTAACCAAAAAAACACGTTTTGAAATGCCTCCACAAAAAACCTTAACAACTTAATTAACAGCTAATATAGATTGCGGGATGAAAAACCGACTTATAGAATTTTTTAAGAGAAAAATTTAATTACAACACTATTTTTTTTAATAAATCAAGCGCAGTAGAGATGAATAATTGCTCTCGCTGCGCTCGATATGACAATTTTATTATACTAAAATCGAATTAATACTTAACACCTATTTTTTATTGTTTGATGACGATTTTTTTACTGGTTTCGCCTTTCGTAGTTTTGACTTTTACAATATAAATTTCGGAATTTATATTGTTCATTGGAATCTGGATATTGGCTTGTTCTCCTTCTTTTATATCCCAACAGCTAATTTTTTGACCTGACATATTGAATAAGGTTACCGAATTTACTACTGCATCCTCTACATTATTTCTGATAATTAGTGTTTTATGATTATTTGAATATAGGACAACAATTCCATCGCTTGCATCCATTTCGTCAACACTTAATGTTTTGTCTGATGGTTTATACTTCAAAACAAAACGATTGTCAAAAGTTCCTGCTTCCGTCTCAAAAGTATAATTTCCGTTTTTTAAATTAAAAACCGTATTGGTCAACTTGTCTTCTAAAAACACCGATTGATTAGCCAAAACACCATCAACTTGACCAATATTTATGCTAAATGTTCCGCTTATTGTTGTTCGGTAACCTAAAGGCACTTGGTCATTTTCGTCAAATGGCAAGGCACGACCTTGAATGGTCAAATTCTTGTCTTGATTTATACTGTAAAAATCAACGAACTCGTTGCCATCAAAACTTACTCCGTCAAAACGGCCGTCATAGTCGTTAGTCGCATTGGTTACATAACCCACCAAGGTTTGTTTGAAAGCCCCTTTTGTATTAGTCATATTTAACCATATACGATTTTTTTCTATAGAACTTGCTACTTTTCCTTTAGGATTTCTAGTTTTGAAAAACTGGGAATTATCTAATACTGCTCCACCTGAACTTAACCTCATAGAATTGTTAAACACAATCTCATTAGTTCCTGAAATGGCAACTTTACTTAAAGCGAAGAAACCTTGTCCAGAAGCTATTTTACCATTCGGTATAGCACCTCCAGTTGATGCAGCTGTTCCCGAACCTACACCAACACCCCCAACGGCATTATAAGAGGCATAATCATCTGAGGTAAATGCATAAGCGCCAGTCCCAAGACTAGCATTACTTGCATTTGCTGCTTGAATAGCCGTATTATGGGTCCAAAAATAAAGTGTTCCATCCAAAACTCCTGAATTATAATCTAAAAAAGCATCAGCATCCAAAGCCGATGGATAAGGATTTCCTATTAGATAAGAACTATCAGCAAGTACACTTGTAATTTTTTGAATACCATTATTAACTTTTCCACTAAAAACCACCTCTGATGGATTATTCGCAAAAGGACCACTTGCAATAGGTGTTGGAACCATGACTATATACCCTTTTCCTGGAGTCATTGTGCTTGCAAACGACCAATCATTTCCATCATCATCAAGTCCATCATTATTTGCATCCAAAAAATTGGCCGGTAGGTATTCATAGGAATAACCTGTGTTCCATCCAAGAAAAGTACTGGCAATGTTCGTAGAAACAACAGGAGTTGACCAATATGTATAATCATACTTCTTAAAAGGAGTCGTAAATCTATGAATATTGGTGGTTCCTGAATTAGTAACTATCCCTGAATCATTTACCATCACCAAAGATCCTTTATCTAATACATCTAAAGTCCCATTTACCGTTAAATCATTCTGAATAACTACAAATTTTCCTTCCTCGACAGTCAATGTTGAACCTAAATTAATAATTAGACTACAAGCATTCAAATCTCCATTAGAAGAAGTACTGTAATCGGCATTGATAATAACCAAATCATTACTCGTAGGCGCACCCGCAGGTGACCAACTTCCATTCCAAGTTTTGGTTGACAAAGTATTTATTGTAACATTGGCAACAGCAGAGATACAACCTGAAGAATTTTTAGCAGAAATCGTATGTGAAGATCCCTGGGCTAATCCAGAATAAACTAAAGTTGTCGAAAAAACACCGCCATCAAAACTATAGGTTTCTCCAGCAACTCCAGTTATTGTTATCGTAGCAGTGGTAATTGCGCAACTGGGCTGTGTTATTGCAATTGTTGGAGTGTTTGGCAATGCGTTTATTGTTACCCTGGCTGTAGAGTCGCCAAAGCCAGTTGTTCTAACACAACCTTTTGCATCGGTAATTGAAACCAAAGTATAATGCGTTGTAACTATAGGATTAGGAAGCACATTAAAAGTAGTTGAGTCATCATTTGCAATAGTCACTGACGCAGTGGCATTGGTAGTATCATTTCTATATATCAAAGTATAAGGATATACCCCTGAACCATTATTGGCATCAAATGTCAAGGTTGTCTGCTCTCCTACACAAAAAGAAGAACCGCTAAATCCATTTGTAACATTGTTTACTAATGAGGCAACAACAACTGTTGCTGTTTGTGTGCAACCATTACTGTTCCTGTAAGTTATTACACTTGTTCCTTCCGAAACTCCCGTTACCACACCTGAACTGCTTACTGTTGCCACAGAAGTTGTGGCCGATGTCCAAGGTGTTGTGGCGTTGGCCGTAGCAGAGCCTGTTAAATTGGTAGTCGATCCTTCACAAACATTCAAATTACCTGTTATGGTTGGCAATGGATTTACGGTTGCAACAACAGCTTTACGCTGCGTCGTAAATAATCCTACTGTAGCATCAGCATAATAAGTAGTTGTAGTTGATATTATAGGTGTCGTGTATGTGTTGCTACTTCCTAAAGTTCCCGTTTGTAAAAGATTGCCACCACTTGCTGCATCATACCATTTAATCGTTGCCGATGCTGATGGAATTGCTGTGGCCGTAAAAGAAAAACTTCCAGAACCACAAACAGATGCTGAAGCAGGAGAAATATTAACAATGTTATAACCTCCGCTAACCATTACTTCATTAAAAGTCGGAATCGTACTTCCTCCTCCAGCACATACGGCTACTTCAACTGAACCGATAAAAATAGAATTATTATTACTGCAATCTCCTAATAAACCACCCGTGCTTACTTGAATAAGAGTATTAGAAGGCAATATTATCTTAGATTTTTTATCAAATAGAATTGAACCTGAAGGCGATACAACAATAAGTGATGTTGTATTTATTGTATGAGAACTATCTGGCAATAAAACCAATTGTCCATATATCGTAAAAGTTGAAATAGTTACTGGCGTACTAATCATGGTTACAGTTGATCCAGTTGGTATTACAACATCATCAGATGATGAAGGCACTCCGCTTGGTGACCAGTTAGCAGCTGTATTCCAATTACCTGATGTTGCATTATAAGTTTTTGTCACTGCAAAAACCACAGTTTGAACCAAAACTAAAAAAAAAGTAAGAAGTATTTTTTTTACCATAACCTTTATATTTTTAAAATATGCTAAACCCACATAATTCAAAAAGATAAAAACGTAGGTTGTGTACAAATCAACCACTTATCAGTAATAGCTCAAAATTTTTTCGTTAAAATACCCATTTATCTGTTATACAACTATCATGCAGGGATTAAAATGGTGTTATTTGAAAGTCCAATTAAAAACCCGAAATTTGGATTTTGGTTGCCAAATCATTTCAAACAACACCAACTCATGAAAGACGTTTTCTCCATAAAAGAAGCCATTCAAAAAATAGAATATTTTTGTGCCTATCAAGAACGTTGTCACGATGAAGTGGTTTCGAAGTTGCGCTCGATGAAAATGTATTCAGAAGAAATCGACCAAATAATGGTACATCTCATCTCAGAGAATTTTCTCAACGAAGAACGCTTTGCCCGCAGTTTCGCCAGAGGAAAACACCGCATCAAACATTGGGGGAAAATCAGGATTGTCAACGAATTGAAGTCTAAAAACATCTCGCAAACCCTCATCAATATTTCACTCAAGGAAATCACTCCTGAGGAATATTTGGAAACTTTTCATACATTGGCCGAAAGGCATTGGGAATCCATTCGAGAGAAAAATGTGTTGAAAAAGCGAAAGAAATTCTGTGATTATATGCTTCGACGCGGGTTTGAAAGCAACTTGGTTTATGAAAAAGTGAAGGAGTTGGAAAATAGTGGTCAGTAATCAGTTTTTGAGTGTTCATTCCCAAGGAATTCCCAAATCATTATATAAAAAAGTCCCGCTTTTTATAGCGGGACTTTAGTATTAAAGAGTGATCAACTATCTAAAATTATAGCGAATTCCAAACAATAAATTTCCTTTTGGCATTGGAACAAAATTCGTTTCGGTATATTCTGCATTGAAAATATTATTGGCGAATAAAGAAAATTCGAATGCCTTTAAAGTATAAGCAGCACCTAAATCGACAACCGAGTACGAATCGCCATTTGTTCTTTCAGCATAGCGATATAAAATCGAATTGGTAAAGTTTTTCAAGAATTGCATATAGTAACTCCCCACCACTTGATGCTTCATTGAATTGACAGAATATTGCGAAAAATTATAGCTGCTTTGTTTTACTTGGTCTTCTATCAAGGAATAGCCCAACTGTAATTTCTGGTTAAACGAATTAATTGGAAATGTATAATCGAGTTGTGTTTCAAAACCTTTAGTGGTCACATCCTGAATATTCTGCGGTTGCCAAGGATCTGTATTCTGCATTTTCACGTAATCAATCAATCGATTGGAGTCGCGATTGAAGACTGCTACGGAGGCATTAAACCGTGTCGTATTCCATTTCAAGCCTATTTCTTGCGAAAATGCTTTCTCTGGTTCCAATTCAGGATTCCCTATTGTGGTTGGCGATTTATAATTCAAATCGGTAAACGTTGGAACTCTATAGGTGTAACCCAAATTACCATAAACCCTTAGATTGTCTAGCACTTGATACCCAATATCAATTCCTGGAAAAGCAAAAAATTTGAAGTCCGAAAAATAAGTTACAGCCACTCCCGGCGTGATATCTATCTTGTTATTAAACAATTCGAGGCGATGTTCCAAAAAGAGAGTACTCACAAAACGGTTGTTGTCTCCGAGGTTATTGCTCGAAAGATATACTTTGGCAGTTTCTATTCCAAAACCCGTAATCCCAATATTTGAAGTGTACGATCCATTTAATTCGGCAGCAATTTTGTTTGAAATGTGCAGATTTCGGTAAATGGAAGGATTGTTTCTAACAAAAACATATTCGTCTTCATTTCGTCTCCAATAGACCCTTGGCTTCCAAGTAAAATTCCCCTTTTTGATCACTGTCGAAAAACCTATCAAACTCGCCATCGTTTCCTCATATTGATTAATGGCGGCCGGCGAAGCATAAAATCCGTTGGCACCAAAATTTCTATCCGAAAGAGAAATCAACATCGCAATGGGCAAATTCTTCTTGTTGAAAGTACTTTTCAAAACAAAATTTTGATTGTCGAAATCGGTGTTGAAACGATAGCCTTCGGATGTATTTTTGGAATAATGAATGATATGACTACTTTCGTCCAAATTAATTCCCGCGGTAACGGCAGCATTAAATTGATTGTAGGAACCGCCCTGAACGCTCAAGGAAACATCCGTGTCTGGCACATCTTTTGTGATGATGTTGATGGCGCCATTAAAAGCGTTTTGGCCAAATATACGAGCGGCAGGACCTTTTATAATTTCGATTCTTTTGATGACTTCAATAGGCAAAGCGAGATTCATCGTGTGATGTCCCGTTTGGGCATCATCTACTTTGATACCATCTACCAGCAGTAAAGTTTGGTCAAAACTTCCACCACGAATGTACAAATCGGCTTGCGTACCATTGGTTCCGCGACGTCTTATGTCGATACCTGCAATTTGCTGTAAAGCATCAGCAACATTGGTAACTCCCGCCTTTTTCATATCTTCAGCAGTAATCAACTGAATCGTTCTGGAGTTTTTGCTGAAAGGCAAATCAATCCTTGTAGAAGAAATAATGACTTCTTGCAAGGAATCTATCTTTGGTTTGTTTTCCTGTGCGGTTGCTATCAAAGAAGAGATAAATAAGGAAACTAAAAAGTATTTGTTTTTCATATGGCTGTTAAATTATTTTAAAACGCTGCAAAAGTCGTAACTTTCCGGACTATTAAAATAGTCCAGTTTTAAAATGATAGATAGTCCGGTCAATGCGTTGTTAAAAGAACTTCTCCACTTTGATAAATCAAGTGCCAGTTCGGTATATATCCAAATTTCCCAACAAATCATCAACGCCATTCAGCGTGGTTATTTGGCAGAAGGCACTTTGTTGCCCGGAACCAGAATCTTTAGTCAATTACTGCATATTCACAGAAACACGGCCGTGGCAGTCTATGACGAATTGGCTTCTCAAGGTTGGGTCGAAATAATGGCCAATAGAGGCACTTTTGTATTGGTTCCTGAACAAAAAACAGCTTCCATAAAAGCGGGTTCGAACCGAATAGGAGACCTTAATAGTTTTGCCGAAGCAACCGGATTTCCATTTCAAACCTCTTTTAATTTATCATCGACACAAGAATTTTCGGAAGCAAAATACGAATTAAATGATGGGCAACCTGATTTGAGGTTGCATCCCATTCACGAGTTTTCCAAATGGTATGGTGCTTCGATGAAACGGAAATCACTGATTTCAAACTGGAATTACAATAAAAAAACAAGGTATTCGGTTTTTGAAAACCAATTGTGTAATTATTTGAATGCCACAAGGGGACTTCACATTAAACCCGAAAACGTCATCAGCACCAGAAGCACCGAAATGAGTTTGTACATTATTTCGCAACTTTTAATTCGCCAAAAAGATGTGGTTCTGGTTGGGGATTTGAGTAATTATGCCGCCAATATGATTTTTCAACAAGCGGGAGCGATTATCAAAAAAATTCCTGTTGACGAACAAGGTTTAGATGTGGACTATATTAAAAACCATTTTGCGAAAGGCGACATTCGCTGTGTTTATCTTTGCGCTAATCGCAATTATCCGACTACTGTTTCATTAAGTGTAGAACGTCGTTTAAAACTC comes from the Flavobacterium limnophilum genome and includes:
- a CDS encoding PLP-dependent aminotransferase family protein → MIDSPVNALLKELLHFDKSSASSVYIQISQQIINAIQRGYLAEGTLLPGTRIFSQLLHIHRNTAVAVYDELASQGWVEIMANRGTFVLVPEQKTASIKAGSNRIGDLNSFAEATGFPFQTSFNLSSTQEFSEAKYELNDGQPDLRLHPIHEFSKWYGASMKRKSLISNWNYNKKTRYSVFENQLCNYLNATRGLHIKPENVISTRSTEMSLYIISQLLIRQKDVVLVGDLSNYAANMIFQQAGAIIKKIPVDEQGLDVDYIKNHFAKGDIRCVYLCANRNYPTTVSLSVERRLKLLQLAKEYQFAIIEDDYDYDFQFEGVAMQPMASANADGMVIYLGKLGQSLFPSFQTGFVVAPENLISEAKNYLQMLDRQGDLIREQMLSELIYEGEIHRLLKKNILVYKRRRDFLCLCLEENFKDTIRFKKPTGGLALWLEFITEIPLVQLSEQALKHDLFLPKTILYQDKDTCAIRLGFGHLNEEEIEILVKKLRQTYDVVTSPK